Below is a genomic region from Halobacterium sp. CBA1132.
GAGGTCCGAGAAGCCCTTCCGGTCCCCCTCGGGCGGCGCGCTCATGGACGAACGCACACCCGCCGGGGACTTAAACGGCCAGTACGGGTTCGGGAGCGAGCGCGACAGGAGGGATGCCCCGAGCGATGGCGGCGGCCGGAGTCCGTCGGGCGCCGACCGCGTGGGTTTAACCCCGCGCGGCGGGTACGCCTGCACATGACTGAAGCAGGGTGGTTCGCTGGCGCGGAGGCCGGCGACGCCGACGCGATGGGTGACGCCGTCCGAGACGGGACGGCGGACGCGCCCGCGGACTGGCCCGAGCGGGCCGTCGACGCGGGGTTCGCCGACGACACGGACGACTACTACGCGCTGCTGCGCGACGCGACGCTCGCGGGGACGCGGGCCGCCGTCCGCGAGCGCGAGGGCGCCGACGACCAGCAACTGATTCACGCGGTGCGCGCGGCCGCGGACCTCGCGGACGCCGCGAACGAACTCGCGGAGCGCGGCACCGAGTGGGCTGGCAGTGTCTTCGAGGACGTGGACAGCGGCGTCGACGGCGCGCGCGAGGTTGCCGAGCGCGACCCCGAGAACGCCACCGAGGAGCGAGCCGTCGCGCTCTGCGAGCGCGTCGCGGACCTCGCCGACGAACGAGACGAGGTACGCGAGTACGTCGAGCGGCAGGCGCCGACGGTGGCGCCGAACCTCTCGAATCTCGCGGGGCCGATGCTGGCGGCGCGACTCGTCGCGCTCGCGGGCGGCCTCGGCGACCTCGCGAAACAGCCCAGCGGCACCGTCCAAGTGCTGGGCGCGGAGGACGCCCTGTTCGCGCATCTCCGCGGGCACGCGCCGTCGCCGAAGCACGGCGCCATCTACACGCACGACTACGTG
It encodes:
- a CDS encoding NOP5/NOP56 family protein, translating into MTEAGWFAGAEAGDADAMGDAVRDGTADAPADWPERAVDAGFADDTDDYYALLRDATLAGTRAAVREREGADDQQLIHAVRAAADLADAANELAERGTEWAGSVFEDVDSGVDGAREVAERDPENATEERAVALCERVADLADERDEVREYVERQAPTVAPNLSNLAGPMLAARLVALAGGLGDLAKQPSGTVQVLGAEDALFAHLRGHAPSPKHGAIYTHDYVRNTHPENRGSAARALAGKLSIAARIDHYSGDLRPELREELDERMERIRARETE